A stretch of the Neptunomonas phycophila genome encodes the following:
- a CDS encoding BolA family protein, whose amino-acid sequence MSVAQIIEDKLRANLAVAELIIENESHMHSGPATDSHFKVLLVSDDFADKRLVQRHQLLYKVLANEMQNPIHALSMLLYTQKEWADKNGFVMPSPQCRGGSKESQ is encoded by the coding sequence ATGAGCGTTGCTCAAATTATAGAAGACAAGCTACGGGCTAACCTGGCTGTAGCTGAGCTGATTATAGAAAATGAAAGCCACATGCACTCAGGCCCAGCTACTGACAGTCATTTTAAGGTGTTGTTGGTATCGGATGATTTTGCTGATAAACGCTTGGTACAGCGCCACCAGTTACTCTACAAAGTGCTAGCCAATGAAATGCAAAACCCAATCCATGCGCTATCTATGCTTTTGTATACTCAAAAGGAATGGGCTGATAAAAACGGTTTTGTGATGCCTTCGCCTCAATGCCGTGGGGGTTCAAAAGAGAGTCAATAG
- a CDS encoding YeiH family protein codes for MNNNFDQFIAGGHGLLHRLWIVIKRLPVFSAVVLLPIIAVSAICFAHVDSISEMGVSALPLAIVLGMIAGHCVGRLPEGSELQWVRFCQQRLLRAGIILFGFSLTLQQLLAVGWQALVLDMLVVTCVLLVGIWLGVHLFKLPVDLAILTSAGSAICGAAAILATESILKPRQQHVSMAVATVVLFGTVAMFSYPFIFPLTGMTEQQFGVFIGSTVHEVAQAVAAGESIGGSALQYAVVVKLIRVMLLAPFIVILSVCLLRLRGDRERGSINFPWFVLGFVVAVVINSGLDNVSQLFVSTQKIENFVAVTRETAHLASQFMLTIAMAALGYQTRLAAIRQAGAASMLLAGSLFVLLLGGGFVLNQWLIV; via the coding sequence ATGAATAATAATTTCGATCAATTTATAGCAGGTGGGCATGGGCTTTTGCACCGGCTTTGGATTGTGATCAAACGCTTACCTGTTTTTTCTGCTGTTGTGTTGTTGCCCATTATCGCTGTTTCTGCGATCTGTTTTGCACATGTTGATTCGATCTCTGAAATGGGAGTGAGCGCTTTACCGTTGGCTATTGTGCTAGGCATGATAGCGGGGCACTGTGTTGGTCGTCTGCCAGAAGGTAGTGAGTTGCAATGGGTTCGCTTTTGCCAACAACGCCTGCTTAGAGCTGGGATCATTTTGTTTGGTTTTTCGTTGACACTTCAGCAGTTGCTTGCTGTGGGCTGGCAGGCGCTAGTACTTGATATGCTAGTAGTGACGTGTGTGCTGTTAGTGGGTATTTGGCTTGGGGTTCACCTGTTTAAGTTGCCAGTAGATCTTGCGATTTTGACTTCGGCAGGCAGTGCTATTTGTGGAGCAGCGGCGATCTTGGCGACAGAGTCTATTCTTAAGCCAAGGCAACAGCATGTTTCTATGGCGGTAGCGACTGTTGTCCTATTTGGTACGGTAGCGATGTTTAGTTATCCGTTTATTTTTCCTTTAACGGGAATGACTGAGCAACAATTTGGTGTGTTCATAGGTAGTACGGTGCATGAAGTCGCGCAAGCAGTTGCAGCTGGGGAGAGTATTGGTGGTAGTGCTTTGCAATATGCTGTTGTTGTTAAGTTAATCCGTGTGATGCTCTTGGCGCCTTTTATCGTTATCTTAAGCGTTTGCTTATTGCGCTTACGAGGCGATAGAGAGCGTGGCTCGATTAATTTCCCGTGGTTTGTACTTGGTTTTGTGGTTGCTGTTGTTATCAATAGTGGCTTAGATAACGTTAGTCAGTTGTTTGTATCAACCCAAAAGATAGAAAATTTTGTGGCCGTGACTCGCGAAACAGCCCATTTAGCTAGCCAGTTTATGTTAACAATCGCTATGGCTGCCTTAGGCTATCAGACACGTTTAGCGGCTATACGCCAAGCAGGGGCCGCATCCATGTTGCTGGCCGGTTCTTTGTTTGTGCTTTTACTGGGAGGCGGGTTTGTGCTCAATCAGTGGCTGATTGTATGA
- the aroA gene encoding 3-phosphoshikimate 1-carboxyvinyltransferase: MDNLTLEPINAVAGEVQIPGSKSLSNRILLLAALAQGTTRITNLLDSDDVRHMLTALNEMGVEYSLSDDKQTCTLIGLAGSLGTASKALFLGNAGTAMRPLCAALCLGNDVYELTGEPRMYERPIGDLVDALRQLGADITYLGDDGYPPLRIRSQGLRGGEVSIKGNISSQFLTALLMAAPLASDDLTIKVDGELVSKPYIDITLHTMKLFGVNVQNDNYQKFVIKSGQTYQSPGEIMVEGDASSASYFLAAGAIKGGTVRVYGVGSDSVQGDKRFAEVLEAMGAQVTYGPTYIEVTGTGDLKAVDMDMNHIPDAAMTIATTALFAEGTTAIRNIYNWRVKETDRLSAMATELRKVGASVVEGEDFIEVTPPAKLTHAAIDTYDDHRMAMCFSLVALSDTPVTINDPGCTRKTFPEYFELFKSICQ, encoded by the coding sequence ATGGATAATTTGACCCTAGAGCCTATCAACGCAGTTGCTGGCGAAGTTCAAATCCCAGGTTCAAAGAGCCTGTCGAATCGAATCTTGCTTTTAGCCGCACTTGCACAAGGCACAACACGTATCACTAACTTATTAGACAGTGATGATGTTCGTCATATGCTTACCGCATTAAACGAAATGGGTGTGGAATATTCATTATCGGATGATAAACAGACTTGTACATTAATAGGCTTAGCAGGATCACTGGGCACAGCCAGTAAAGCTCTTTTCTTAGGCAACGCAGGCACTGCTATGCGCCCTTTATGTGCGGCCTTATGCCTTGGCAATGATGTTTACGAGCTAACAGGCGAGCCACGAATGTATGAGCGCCCCATTGGCGATCTAGTGGATGCCTTACGTCAGCTTGGCGCTGATATTACCTATCTAGGTGATGACGGATATCCACCTTTGCGTATCCGCTCGCAAGGCTTGCGCGGTGGAGAGGTCAGCATCAAAGGCAATATCTCTAGTCAATTCTTAACCGCTTTACTGATGGCTGCTCCATTGGCTAGCGATGATCTGACCATTAAAGTAGATGGTGAGCTTGTATCCAAGCCGTATATTGATATTACCCTACATACCATGAAGCTTTTTGGTGTGAATGTGCAAAATGACAACTACCAGAAATTCGTTATTAAATCAGGACAGACATACCAGTCACCCGGCGAAATCATGGTAGAAGGCGATGCGTCGTCGGCTTCATACTTCCTTGCCGCTGGCGCTATTAAAGGTGGTACTGTTCGTGTTTATGGCGTGGGATCTGATAGCGTTCAGGGCGACAAACGTTTTGCTGAAGTCTTAGAAGCAATGGGGGCTCAAGTAACCTACGGGCCCACCTATATTGAGGTAACGGGAACAGGTGACTTAAAGGCCGTTGATATGGACATGAATCATATCCCAGATGCTGCCATGACAATCGCGACTACCGCTTTATTTGCAGAGGGTACTACTGCCATTCGGAATATATATAACTGGCGAGTCAAAGAGACCGATCGCCTTTCGGCCATGGCTACTGAGCTACGTAAAGTCGGTGCTAGCGTAGTAGAAGGAGAAGACTTTATCGAAGTAACTCCACCAGCCAAGTTGACTCATGCCGCCATCGACACATATGACGACCACCGTATGGCTATGTGTTTTTCGCTAGTTGCGTTGAGCGATACTCCCGTCACTATCAATGATCCAGGATGCACTCGTAAGACTTTCCCAGAGTACTTCGAACTTTTTAAAAGCATTTGCCAATAA
- a CDS encoding YdcH family protein: protein MGIEHHDLVHELPEYRDQIRALKMTDAHFLKLFDEYHEVTKEVELMEAEVKPGSSKMEEELKLRRLRLKDKLYAMLSEKA from the coding sequence ATGGGTATTGAACACCATGATTTGGTGCACGAATTGCCAGAGTACCGAGATCAAATTCGTGCGCTTAAAATGACAGATGCGCACTTTTTAAAGCTTTTTGACGAGTACCATGAAGTTACAAAAGAAGTAGAGTTAATGGAGGCAGAGGTAAAACCTGGGTCTTCTAAAATGGAAGAGGAATTGAAACTAAGAAGGCTTCGTTTGAAGGATAAGCTTTACGCAATGCTAAGTGAGAAGGCATAG
- a CDS encoding ABC transporter ATP-binding protein → MFQFDWSYITQIAFTHKKSLVVANVVAILAACASVPLPLLMPLLVDEVLLEQPGKMVQFLNSLFPLDWHGPVLYIVAILMCTIVLRAMALVLNVWQSRQFTLISKDVIYKMRSLLLARLGKVAMVEYETLGSGAISSHFVTDLDTVDRFVGTSVSRLLVASLSIVGTAVILFWMHWQLALFIMFLNPIVIYFTTVIGKRVKELKKRENKAYEVFQGALTETLDAIQQVRSANREEYYLGQLTRLARGVRDQSSAFEWRSEAAGRFSFLVFLIGFDIFRAITMLMVVFSNLSIGEMMAVFGYLWFMMGPVQEVLNMQYAFYGAKAALVRLNRLIDLKQEPHYPMLEDPFAGRKSVSVTLDNIHFRYNADNEVLKGISLHVEAGQKVALVGVSGGGKSTLVQVLLGLYSAQEGEVKFNGVPVSQIGLSVVRANVATVLQHPALFNGTVRTNLCMGQDFTEPALWAALEVAQLSGFVSELENGLDAKVGRQGIRLSGGQRQRLAIARMVLSNPKVVVLDEATSALDTETEHAVHLALERFLDGRTTIIIAHRLSAVKQADRVYVFEDGLIAEEGHHDALLEQNGLYARLYGSLAS, encoded by the coding sequence TTGTTTCAGTTTGATTGGTCATACATTACTCAGATTGCCTTCACTCATAAAAAGTCGCTCGTAGTGGCAAACGTGGTGGCTATTTTAGCTGCGTGCGCTTCGGTACCTTTGCCATTGCTAATGCCTTTATTGGTTGATGAGGTTCTTCTTGAACAACCAGGTAAGATGGTTCAATTCTTAAACTCATTATTTCCTTTAGATTGGCACGGCCCGGTGCTTTATATCGTTGCTATTTTGATGTGTACAATTGTTCTACGTGCCATGGCTTTGGTTTTAAATGTATGGCAGTCACGACAGTTCACGTTAATCTCCAAAGACGTTATTTACAAAATGCGCTCACTATTGCTCGCCAGATTAGGCAAGGTTGCGATGGTGGAATACGAAACGTTGGGCAGTGGCGCTATCAGTTCACACTTTGTAACGGACTTGGATACGGTAGACCGTTTTGTAGGGACCTCAGTTAGTCGGTTGTTGGTAGCTAGCTTATCAATTGTGGGCACAGCGGTAATCCTGTTTTGGATGCATTGGCAGCTGGCGTTGTTCATCATGTTTCTTAACCCCATTGTTATTTATTTCACAACCGTGATTGGCAAGCGAGTTAAAGAATTAAAGAAACGAGAAAATAAAGCTTATGAGGTTTTTCAAGGGGCGCTTACCGAAACATTAGATGCTATTCAGCAAGTGCGTTCAGCTAATCGAGAGGAGTATTATCTTGGTCAGCTTACGCGGCTGGCGCGTGGTGTAAGGGATCAGTCTTCTGCATTTGAGTGGCGTAGTGAAGCAGCAGGACGTTTTAGCTTTTTGGTTTTTTTGATCGGATTCGATATTTTTAGAGCGATTACAATGCTCATGGTCGTCTTCTCTAATCTGTCGATTGGCGAAATGATGGCTGTCTTTGGCTACCTTTGGTTCATGATGGGGCCTGTCCAAGAAGTGCTGAATATGCAGTACGCTTTTTATGGAGCAAAAGCGGCATTGGTGCGATTAAATCGTCTAATAGACCTGAAGCAAGAGCCGCATTATCCAATGTTGGAAGACCCTTTTGCTGGGCGTAAGAGTGTTAGTGTGACGCTTGATAATATTCATTTTCGTTATAATGCAGACAATGAAGTGCTCAAGGGGATTAGTTTGCATGTTGAGGCTGGGCAGAAGGTGGCTTTAGTCGGTGTGAGCGGTGGTGGTAAGTCCACTTTGGTTCAAGTTTTGTTAGGGTTGTACAGCGCGCAAGAAGGAGAGGTTAAATTTAATGGTGTGCCTGTTAGTCAGATCGGTTTGTCAGTTGTTAGGGCGAATGTTGCTACTGTCTTGCAGCATCCGGCTTTATTCAATGGGACTGTCAGAACAAATCTGTGTATGGGGCAAGATTTTACAGAACCAGCATTATGGGCGGCGCTAGAGGTGGCTCAGCTAAGTGGTTTTGTTAGTGAGCTAGAGAATGGGTTGGATGCGAAAGTAGGCAGGCAGGGAATTCGTTTGTCGGGAGGGCAGCGCCAACGATTAGCTATCGCCCGTATGGTGTTATCAAACCCAAAAGTCGTTGTGTTAGATGAGGCAACTTCAGCTTTAGATACAGAGACTGAGCATGCGGTACATCTTGCTTTAGAGCGATTCTTAGATGGGCGAACAACAATTATAATTGCGCATCGACTAAGTGCTGTAAAGCAAGCGGATCGAGTCTATGTGTTTGAGGATGGGCTGATAGCTGAAGAAGGGCATCACGACGCGCTTCTTGAGCAGAATGGCCTTTATGCTCGCCTATATGGCTCACTCGCAAGTTAA
- a CDS encoding glycine zipper 2TM domain-containing protein, with amino-acid sequence MVKHKVLGAVVVASVLLTGCASPSLTGTTYSQKDARQVQQVRYGTVTSVTPVVIEGRQDGIVGGGAGTIVGALAGSSVGGGKGSSIAAVLGAVAGGVLGSKLEESATRKQGQEVTLRMADGQEISVVQEVENQQFFRVGDQIRLLQRGGTTRITY; translated from the coding sequence ATGGTAAAACATAAAGTACTAGGTGCTGTTGTTGTCGCGTCGGTATTGTTAACTGGCTGCGCAAGCCCAAGTTTAACAGGAACAACTTATAGCCAGAAAGATGCGCGCCAAGTTCAGCAAGTACGTTATGGCACGGTAACCTCGGTGACGCCGGTGGTTATCGAAGGGCGGCAAGATGGGATCGTGGGCGGCGGTGCCGGAACTATTGTCGGAGCGCTAGCAGGCAGTTCAGTGGGTGGTGGTAAAGGAAGCAGTATTGCGGCTGTGTTAGGTGCGGTTGCTGGTGGTGTGCTAGGTTCAAAGCTAGAAGAGAGTGCTACACGTAAACAAGGTCAAGAAGTGACGCTACGAATGGCGGATGGCCAAGAAATTTCTGTTGTACAAGAAGTTGAAAATCAGCAGTTTTTTAGAGTGGGTGACCAAATACGCTTATTGCAACGTGGAGGCACAACTCGGATCACTTACTAA
- a CDS encoding DEAD/DEAH box helicase, producing the protein MSSDNLPAFSELGLAAPLLQSLQEIGYETPSPIQAASIPHLLEGKDLLGQAQTGTGKTAAFALPLLSRIDTKKKVPQLLVLAPTRELAIQVAEAFQTYARHMPDFHVLPIYGGSAYDGQLRQLRRGVQVVVGTPGRVMDHIRRGSLVLNDLQALVLDEADEMLRMGFIDDVDWILEHTPSTRQIALFSATMPQAIRRLALQHLKSPEEIKIASKTATATTITQKYWRVSGLHKLDALTRILEMQQFDAMLIFVRTKSATVELSEKLTARGYSCEALNGDVTQQLRERTVERLRQGKLDIVVATDVVARGLDVERISHVLNYDIPYDTESYVHRIGRTGRAGREGEAILFVSPREQRMLRMIEQATRQKIEPMELPSTADINTKRVDRFKQQISDTLDSQDLSQYVDLLTKYQTEHDTDPLFIAAALASLLQGKTPLLLSERELRGPKGFEDRPPRERGERKERRPKRSSGSDENMQRYCLSVGREHGVKPGNIVGAIANEADIESKFIGHIDIRDKATFVDLPSGLPKETIEVLKRTVVCGQRLNAKSVDGAGTESGSKPSRSKEGRDRPRKPRKPRAAE; encoded by the coding sequence ATGTCATCAGACAACCTGCCCGCTTTTTCAGAACTGGGCCTGGCTGCTCCTTTGTTACAATCATTACAAGAGATCGGCTACGAAACACCTTCCCCAATACAGGCGGCAAGCATTCCGCATCTGTTGGAAGGTAAAGACTTACTCGGACAAGCCCAAACGGGTACCGGTAAGACAGCAGCGTTTGCACTTCCTTTACTGTCGCGCATCGACACTAAGAAAAAAGTGCCTCAATTGCTTGTTTTAGCCCCAACACGTGAGCTTGCAATTCAAGTAGCCGAAGCATTCCAGACATATGCTCGCCATATGCCTGATTTCCATGTACTACCTATTTACGGTGGTTCCGCATACGATGGACAACTACGCCAATTACGTCGTGGTGTTCAAGTAGTCGTCGGCACACCTGGCCGCGTAATGGATCATATCCGTCGCGGATCTTTAGTACTAAACGACCTACAAGCCCTTGTCTTAGATGAAGCCGATGAAATGCTTCGCATGGGCTTTATAGACGATGTCGATTGGATACTCGAGCATACGCCATCTACACGACAAATCGCACTGTTTTCAGCGACGATGCCTCAAGCGATTCGTCGCTTAGCACTTCAGCACTTAAAATCGCCTGAAGAAATTAAAATCGCAAGCAAAACAGCTACTGCTACAACAATCACGCAGAAATACTGGCGTGTAAGTGGCCTGCATAAGCTAGATGCCCTAACCCGCATCTTAGAAATGCAGCAGTTTGACGCGATGCTGATTTTTGTTCGTACAAAATCAGCAACCGTTGAATTATCAGAAAAATTGACTGCACGTGGCTATTCGTGCGAAGCACTTAATGGCGACGTTACTCAGCAGTTACGAGAGCGAACCGTTGAGCGTCTGCGCCAAGGTAAGTTAGACATTGTTGTAGCGACTGATGTTGTAGCCCGCGGCTTAGATGTAGAGCGTATCAGCCACGTACTGAACTACGATATTCCTTACGATACTGAATCATATGTCCACCGTATTGGGCGTACAGGACGTGCGGGGCGCGAAGGCGAAGCAATCCTATTTGTTTCACCACGCGAGCAACGTATGCTACGCATGATCGAGCAAGCAACTCGTCAAAAAATCGAGCCGATGGAATTACCGTCTACAGCTGATATCAACACCAAACGTGTTGACCGCTTTAAGCAGCAAATCAGTGATACCCTAGACAGCCAAGATCTATCGCAATATGTCGATTTATTGACCAAGTATCAAACAGAGCATGACACGGATCCGCTGTTTATTGCTGCTGCCTTAGCTTCTCTTTTGCAAGGCAAGACACCGCTACTTTTAAGCGAGCGTGAACTGCGTGGCCCTAAAGGCTTTGAAGACCGCCCTCCTCGTGAACGCGGTGAGCGAAAAGAGCGTCGTCCTAAACGTTCTAGCGGCTCTGATGAAAACATGCAGCGCTACTGCCTATCGGTTGGTCGTGAGCATGGCGTTAAGCCTGGCAACATTGTTGGCGCTATCGCCAATGAAGCCGATATCGAAAGCAAATTTATTGGCCATATTGATATCCGTGATAAAGCAACATTTGTTGATTTACCGTCAGGCTTACCGAAAGAGACGATTGAGGTCCTTAAACGAACAGTAGTTTGTGGCCAGCGACTCAACGCAAAATCAGTTGATGGTGCCGGTACGGAATCAGGCTCTAAGCCAAGCCGTTCCAAAGAAGGCCGAGACAGACCACGCAAACCGCGCAAGCCTCGCGCTGCTGAATAA
- a CDS encoding helix-turn-helix domain-containing protein: protein MTDDLDNLTPPENTNPAFEVTKTYGHDKSVEPLQLGKRVRQIRLSQNLTLEEASKLTGLARSTLSKIENEQISPTFSAVSKLVKGLGIDMPQLFTQPQSASGATGRRDITKAGEGKPHPTTTYEHELLANKLSTKKMLPYKTTVRARNFSEFGDWVRHEGEELLYVIEGDIIFYTEFYEPIQLTTGDSAYYDCEMGHAVISTSPKDAVILWVTA, encoded by the coding sequence ATGACCGACGACCTAGACAACCTCACTCCCCCTGAAAACACTAACCCAGCCTTTGAAGTAACAAAAACTTACGGCCACGATAAATCAGTTGAACCACTGCAACTAGGGAAACGCGTAAGACAAATTCGCCTCAGCCAAAATTTAACACTCGAAGAAGCAAGCAAACTGACAGGACTCGCACGTTCAACCTTATCAAAGATAGAGAACGAGCAGATATCCCCTACCTTTAGCGCAGTGAGCAAACTGGTTAAAGGGCTAGGGATAGACATGCCTCAGCTTTTTACCCAACCCCAAAGCGCAAGCGGTGCTACTGGACGCCGAGACATCACCAAAGCAGGCGAAGGCAAACCGCACCCAACCACAACCTATGAACATGAGCTTTTAGCCAACAAGCTCAGTACAAAAAAAATGCTACCTTACAAAACAACGGTAAGAGCCAGAAACTTTTCGGAATTTGGTGATTGGGTGCGACACGAAGGAGAAGAGCTGTTGTATGTCATCGAGGGAGATATCATATTTTACACTGAATTTTATGAGCCTATTCAGCTAACCACTGGCGATAGTGCTTATTATGATTGTGAAATGGGCCACGCTGTTATATCAACAAGCCCAAAGGATGCTGTAATCCTATGGGTAACAGCTTAG
- a CDS encoding GGDEF domain-containing protein, which produces MTKRFIILFTIFACCFVAQLSHGANQEVSLQLRWSHQAQFIGYYVAKEKGFYESLNLDVTIKAGGHGIIPWQEIKAGRSDFAVDNSNAFTAYIEGEPIISLAAIFQHSPSIFLSKSSSGIRQPRDLVGKKVMAFPGSQDPELILLLLKQGIALEDVNLIATSADLNDLITDKVDAFSAYISNEPYYLQKLNINFNIISPKQYGIDFYSDVLITNPTLAQQSPELVDRFISASLEGWRYALNHPEEAINILYDKYNTQKEIGHLRYELNLARELIMPDLFDIGHMNPKRWEIMQDTLLQYKLVKQSRPVEDFIYNSKESITWSNWLPIIYPLVALVLALTILSFYLISLNRKLKKEIRNRIYTETQLKHLANHDPLTGLANRSALTNKLDTLVKLARRNKETPALLYIDLDGFKEINDTHGHSSGDQVLIRFAKRTRMILRESDIFARLGGDEFVILLSSSDRAGAHHLARKILLNFKTPFKLLSGDYYISASIGIAIYDQYDEAADQFLIRADHAMYHIKRSGKSGISIAPAHKRKRPLKNVV; this is translated from the coding sequence GTGACTAAGCGGTTCATCATTTTATTTACCATCTTTGCATGCTGCTTTGTTGCACAGCTGTCGCATGGAGCAAACCAAGAGGTTTCATTACAACTACGATGGAGCCATCAAGCACAGTTTATCGGCTATTATGTTGCCAAAGAAAAAGGCTTTTACGAATCCCTCAACCTTGATGTCACTATAAAAGCTGGAGGCCATGGAATAATACCCTGGCAAGAGATAAAAGCAGGAAGGTCTGACTTTGCAGTCGACAACAGCAATGCATTTACAGCTTACATCGAAGGCGAACCCATCATTAGCCTTGCTGCCATATTCCAACACTCACCAAGCATCTTCCTTTCTAAAAGTAGCTCGGGTATCAGACAACCCCGAGATCTAGTAGGCAAAAAGGTCATGGCATTTCCTGGCAGCCAAGACCCCGAACTCATATTACTACTATTAAAACAAGGTATTGCACTTGAAGATGTCAACCTTATTGCCACTAGCGCCGATTTAAACGACCTTATAACTGATAAAGTAGATGCATTTAGCGCTTACATTTCAAATGAGCCCTACTATCTTCAAAAACTGAACATTAACTTTAACATCATTAGCCCCAAACAATACGGCATAGACTTCTACAGTGATGTCCTTATAACCAATCCTACCTTAGCTCAACAATCGCCAGAATTAGTCGACCGCTTTATTTCAGCCAGCCTAGAGGGCTGGCGCTATGCTCTCAACCACCCTGAAGAAGCTATCAATATTTTATATGACAAATACAACACTCAAAAAGAAATAGGACATTTAAGATACGAACTAAATTTAGCCAGAGAGCTAATCATGCCTGACCTATTTGATATTGGTCACATGAACCCTAAGCGCTGGGAAATAATGCAAGACACCCTGCTTCAGTACAAACTGGTAAAGCAAAGCAGACCTGTTGAGGACTTCATTTACAACAGCAAAGAGTCCATTACATGGAGTAACTGGCTACCAATTATATATCCGCTTGTGGCCTTGGTTTTGGCTTTAACCATTCTCAGCTTCTACCTTATTTCCTTAAATCGAAAGCTGAAGAAAGAGATCCGCAACCGAATTTATACAGAAACCCAGCTAAAACACCTTGCTAACCACGACCCTTTAACAGGATTAGCAAACCGCTCAGCATTAACCAACAAACTTGACACACTGGTTAAGCTTGCTCGTCGCAACAAAGAAACACCCGCTCTTCTGTATATAGACCTGGATGGCTTCAAGGAAATTAACGACACACACGGTCACTCATCTGGTGACCAAGTCCTTATTAGATTTGCTAAGCGCACACGTATGATACTGAGAGAAAGTGACATTTTTGCCAGACTGGGTGGTGATGAGTTTGTCATACTCTTGTCCTCTTCTGACCGCGCTGGAGCACACCACTTAGCACGCAAAATACTACTGAACTTCAAAACCCCATTTAAACTGCTTTCTGGTGATTACTACATCAGCGCTAGTATAGGCATTGCCATTTATGATCAATACGATGAAGCGGCCGATCAATTTCTTATTCGTGCTGACCACGCCATGTATCATATTAAGCGAAGCGGAAAATCAGGCATTAGCATCGCCCCTGCTCACAAACGAAAAAGGCCGTTAAAAAATGTCGTATAG